The following are encoded together in the Cyanobacterium aponinum PCC 10605 genome:
- the tnpA gene encoding IS200/IS605 family transposase codes for MQLGDCVLKPRKSSHSVFSVHLHLVFVTHYRRKVLTKEMIVRLGEMLEQVAKKLDCFILEFNGEPDHVHILLDLHPKNAISTVVACLKSSTARMLKKEFPQEVKKYYWGKVSFWSGSYYVASTGGATIEKLKEYIKNQEGGK; via the coding sequence ATGCAGTTGGGGGATTGTGTATTGAAACCCAGAAAAAGCTCTCATAGTGTTTTTAGCGTTCACTTACATCTAGTTTTTGTCACTCATTATCGGAGAAAAGTATTAACAAAAGAAATGATTGTAAGACTAGGAGAAATGTTAGAACAAGTAGCAAAAAAGTTAGATTGCTTTATCTTAGAATTTAACGGTGAACCAGACCATGTACATATTTTGCTAGACTTGCATCCTAAAAATGCTATCTCCACAGTCGTCGCTTGTCTAAAAAGCTCAACGGCTAGAATGCTAAAAAAGGAATTTCCTCAAGAAGTAAAAAAATACTATTGGGGGAAAGTGTCTTTCTGGTCTGGTTCTTATTACGTAGCTAGTACGGGTGGTGCGACTATCGAAAAGCTCAAAGAATATATAAAAAATCAGGAAGGGGGAAAATAA
- a CDS encoding RNA-guided endonuclease InsQ/TnpB family protein: MAIKRVTFRLYPNKAQNEKMHYWRRLHKDLYNACITHRREQYKRYGRSVTYFEQQNSLPEFKEVWIEYKKLGSHALQATVKRVDFAFQRFFKLKSGYPKYKSARHYRGWTYPCKAGWKALSNGKHGRLKISNLGEIKMRGQARDWGEPKTCTILYKQGKWYASITVECIPTRYQTDKGVIGLDFGVNDAIADSSGNFIENPRFLKESQQKINKVAKKARKKRNPRKGIKASCRWKKSAKAVGKIQSKVARQRHNWHHQVSVEIVSRNSFIGTEQLNIKGMTKKAKKGSKRKKQKTGLNRSILDVGIGELKSMIAYKVTEAGGMYIEIPTRKVKPSQTCPKCGHQKKKSLSERVHKCENCGFTTNRDTAAAMVIENYIRGMERASLDAESSSSTECGNMRQIGAKKRQKRISQRSGNA; this comes from the coding sequence ATGGCTATAAAAAGAGTTACATTTAGACTATATCCGAATAAAGCTCAAAACGAGAAAATGCACTATTGGCGGAGATTGCACAAGGATCTCTATAATGCGTGTATCACTCATCGCAGGGAGCAATATAAGCGATATGGTAGAAGTGTGACTTATTTTGAGCAACAAAATTCTTTACCTGAGTTTAAAGAAGTATGGATAGAATACAAGAAGCTAGGTTCTCATGCTCTCCAAGCAACGGTAAAGCGTGTTGACTTTGCCTTTCAGCGATTTTTTAAACTAAAGTCGGGTTATCCAAAGTACAAGTCTGCTAGACATTACAGAGGATGGACATATCCTTGTAAAGCAGGATGGAAGGCTCTAAGTAACGGAAAGCACGGTAGGCTTAAAATCTCAAATTTAGGAGAAATTAAGATGCGTGGACAAGCTAGAGATTGGGGTGAACCTAAAACCTGTACGATTCTGTACAAACAAGGAAAATGGTACGCATCAATCACGGTAGAGTGTATCCCTACTCGCTATCAAACGGATAAGGGAGTAATAGGGCTTGATTTTGGGGTAAATGATGCTATAGCAGATTCATCGGGGAATTTTATCGAAAATCCTCGATTTTTAAAAGAATCTCAACAAAAAATCAATAAAGTTGCAAAGAAAGCTAGGAAAAAAAGAAATCCCCGTAAAGGGATAAAAGCCTCTTGTAGATGGAAAAAGTCTGCTAAAGCCGTAGGTAAAATTCAAAGTAAAGTTGCTCGTCAACGGCACAATTGGCATCATCAAGTATCGGTAGAAATCGTTAGCCGTAATAGCTTCATCGGTACAGAGCAACTTAACATCAAGGGAATGACCAAAAAAGCTAAAAAAGGTAGTAAACGTAAAAAGCAAAAAACAGGACTTAATCGCTCTATCTTAGATGTAGGGATAGGAGAACTCAAGTCCATGATTGCTTATAAGGTAACAGAAGCAGGAGGAATGTACATAGAAATTCCTACTCGCAAAGTAAAACCCTCTCAGACTTGTCCTAAATGTGGACATCAAAAGAAAAAATCTTTATCTGAGAGGGTGCATAAGTGCGAAAACTGTGGATTTACTACTAATCGTGATACTGCTGCCGCTATGGTCATCGAAAATTACATCAGGGGTATGGAACGTGCCTCTTTAGACGCAGAGTCGTCAAGCTCTACCGAGTGTGGAAACATGAGGCAAATTGGGGCGAAGAAGCGTCAGAAACGCATTTCTCAGCGTAGCGGAAATGCGTAG
- a CDS encoding beta-ketoacyl-ACP synthase III — protein MEQIKRGVTIISSGSATSPQILDNHDLSKIVDTSDDWIKTRTGIQKRHICSSESLCDLAVKAGEKAILNAGLTSEDIDMIILATSTPDDLFGSASKVQGMLGASRAVAFDLTAACSGFVFALNTASQFLRNGVYQNILVVGADCLSRWVDWSDRTTCVLFGDGAGAVVCQSSEEKDNLLGFEMCSNGTLNGCLNLAFTGETQKLGNNHQVTQGKYNPITMNGREVYRFAVNKVPEVIEKALYKADLTTEKIDWLILHQANQRILDAVAERLNIPKWKVISNLSEYGNTSAASIPIALDEAVSKGKIRTGDTIVTSGFGAGLTWGATVFRWGF, from the coding sequence TTGGAGCAAATAAAACGAGGGGTAACGATCATCAGTAGCGGTTCAGCCACTAGCCCACAAATCCTAGATAATCACGATTTAAGCAAAATAGTTGATACTTCTGACGATTGGATTAAAACTCGTACAGGTATTCAAAAACGCCATATTTGTTCCTCTGAATCTCTTTGTGATTTAGCGGTGAAAGCCGGGGAAAAAGCTATTCTCAATGCGGGTTTAACCTCCGAAGACATTGATATGATTATATTAGCAACTTCAACTCCAGATGATCTGTTTGGTAGTGCTAGTAAAGTTCAAGGAATGTTAGGGGCTTCCCGTGCTGTTGCTTTTGATTTAACTGCCGCTTGTTCAGGATTTGTTTTTGCTTTAAATACTGCTTCCCAATTTTTACGCAATGGAGTTTATCAGAATATCCTTGTGGTGGGTGCTGATTGCTTATCTCGTTGGGTTGATTGGAGCGATCGCACTACTTGTGTCTTATTTGGTGATGGTGCTGGGGCAGTAGTCTGTCAAAGTAGCGAGGAAAAAGATAACCTGTTAGGCTTTGAAATGTGTAGTAACGGAACACTTAACGGTTGTCTGAATCTTGCCTTTACAGGAGAAACTCAAAAATTAGGTAATAATCATCAAGTTACTCAGGGAAAATATAACCCCATTACGATGAATGGAAGAGAAGTTTATCGTTTTGCCGTCAATAAAGTTCCCGAAGTCATAGAAAAAGCTCTTTACAAAGCAGACTTAACCACAGAAAAGATAGATTGGTTGATTCTTCATCAGGCAAACCAAAGAATACTCGATGCAGTAGCCGAAAGACTTAATATCCCCAAATGGAAAGTAATCTCAAATCTGAGCGAATATGGCAATACCTCCGCCGCATCTATTCCCATAGCTTTAGATGAAGCCGTTAGCAAAGGAAAAATTAGAACGGGGGACACCATCGTTACCTCTGGATTTGGTGCAGGTTTAACATGGGGAGCAACAGTTTTTCGCTGGGGATTTTAA
- a CDS encoding PAS domain S-box protein, which produces MFRLMQQKECLNDIKDTELEMIIKDGTILPVSISTKIITDDNGNYIRSRSTIIDISERKRAEQKIIALKKRFAYLLNSCPAVIYSTKPNNNYQCTFISERVSQVLGYSPLDFTNHPTLWLDLLHPEDKNRVFANIEQVFISNSMTHEYRLRHKDGHYVWISDELIVIRDSEEKPIEILGYFTDISQRKQTEQELFDSEAKLQAILNYSPSVIYVKDLQGKHILVNQAFLDCAKCKADDILGKTDKAIFPPEMANVIMANDQQLIESGGRLQFEETVLSDGEKRHFLSNKFALRNLAGEVYGICGISTDITDRINTEKALQESRNLLDTILKTLPIGVFWKDNQLVYQGMNSAAAQILDIDNPEMIIGKTDADLLWDEITVQKIQEEDLQVIGSGDSFLFKLQNVSLVDDTNICLETSKVPLRNLQGRLIGVLGIVQDITKRLKAENQLKDLTHRLRIALKAGAYGIWELDLKSFSLHWDQQMYEIFGMGERQSSLTYADFIACVYHEDISLVENKFALVLREKRDFSAQFRILRPDGEIRWIKAIAQIQRDREGNPATLVGINSDITEEKKAQEELCQKNEELQIATEKAEIANRSKSEFLANMSHELRTPLNAILGMTEILQDQVYGEINPRQSKALKTIETAGSHLLSLINDILDLAKIESNRMELDIKPLNVKQICSYSLSFVKQQALKKNITITSQIPENLTPFMADERRTGQVLINLLNNAVKFTPEGGKVTLKVSVISEEDKERTKNYLRFAIKDTGIGIKKEHIGKLFQSFVQLDASLNRQFEGTGLGLVLVKQILDLHGGKVGLSSEFGVGSCFMVDFPYEINQLDTNISSQKSKDSLSQNSQGENNQQISILLVDDNCPNLLTTYSYLEANGFSLVCANSGEEALNILNTHYPDLIITDIQMPNISGIELIKIIRQNPLLDQCKIIVLTALAMKGDEQKCLEAGADMYLSKPIRLKELNLKIRELLT; this is translated from the coding sequence ATTTTCCGTCTAATGCAACAAAAAGAATGCTTAAACGACATCAAAGATACGGAATTGGAAATGATTATCAAAGATGGTACTATTCTGCCTGTTTCCATTAGCACTAAGATAATCACTGATGATAATGGTAACTATATTCGTAGTCGTAGCACCATTATTGATATTAGTGAACGCAAACGAGCAGAGCAAAAAATTATTGCCTTGAAAAAACGTTTTGCTTATCTTTTAAACTCCTGTCCTGCTGTTATTTACAGCACAAAACCCAATAATAATTATCAATGTACTTTTATTAGTGAAAGAGTTTCCCAAGTTTTAGGATATAGCCCCCTTGATTTTACTAATCACCCTACCCTTTGGCTAGATTTACTCCACCCTGAAGACAAAAACAGAGTTTTTGCTAATATTGAACAAGTATTTATTTCTAATTCTATGACCCACGAATATCGTTTGCGTCACAAGGATGGTCATTATGTTTGGATTTCAGATGAATTAATTGTTATTCGGGATAGCGAAGAAAAACCCATTGAAATCTTAGGTTACTTTACAGATATTAGCCAGAGAAAACAAACTGAACAAGAACTCTTTGACAGTGAGGCAAAATTACAAGCAATTCTCAATTATTCTCCTTCTGTTATTTATGTTAAAGACTTACAGGGAAAGCATATTTTAGTTAATCAAGCCTTTTTAGATTGTGCAAAATGTAAAGCTGATGATATTTTAGGCAAAACAGATAAGGCAATTTTTCCCCCAGAAATGGCGAATGTCATTATGGCAAATGATCAACAATTAATTGAGTCTGGTGGAAGGCTACAATTTGAAGAAACAGTATTATCTGATGGTGAAAAACGGCATTTTTTATCGAATAAGTTTGCCCTTCGGAATTTAGCGGGAGAAGTATATGGTATTTGCGGAATTTCGACAGATATTACAGATAGAATTAATACAGAAAAAGCTCTCCAAGAATCAAGAAATTTACTGGACACCATCTTAAAAACTTTACCCATTGGGGTTTTTTGGAAAGATAATCAGTTAGTTTATCAGGGAATGAATTCTGCGGCCGCACAGATTTTGGATATTGATAATCCTGAAATGATAATTGGTAAAACCGATGCAGATTTGCTCTGGGATGAAATTACTGTTCAAAAGATTCAAGAAGAAGATTTACAAGTGATCGGATCTGGAGATAGTTTTTTATTCAAATTACAGAATGTTTCTTTAGTTGATGACACGAATATTTGCTTAGAAACCAGTAAAGTACCTCTACGAAATCTTCAAGGACGATTAATTGGTGTTTTGGGTATTGTTCAAGATATTACTAAGCGTCTGAAAGCAGAAAATCAATTAAAAGATTTAACCCATCGCCTCCGTATAGCTCTGAAAGCAGGAGCTTATGGCATTTGGGAGCTAGATCTTAAAAGTTTTAGTTTACACTGGGATCAACAAATGTATGAAATTTTTGGCATGGGTGAGCGACAATCTTCTCTCACTTACGCTGATTTCATTGCCTGTGTGTATCACGAAGATATTTCCCTCGTCGAAAATAAATTTGCTTTGGTTTTACGAGAAAAAAGAGATTTTTCTGCCCAGTTTCGCATTCTTCGCCCTGATGGTGAAATTCGTTGGATAAAGGCGATCGCACAAATACAAAGGGATAGGGAAGGAAATCCTGCTACTCTGGTGGGGATTAATAGCGACATAACAGAAGAGAAAAAAGCTCAAGAAGAATTATGTCAAAAAAATGAAGAATTGCAAATAGCGACAGAAAAAGCAGAAATAGCTAATAGATCTAAAAGTGAGTTTTTAGCCAATATGAGTCATGAATTGCGAACTCCTCTCAATGCGATTTTAGGCATGACTGAAATTTTGCAAGATCAAGTATATGGTGAGATCAATCCTCGACAAAGTAAAGCACTTAAAACCATTGAAACCGCAGGTTCTCATTTACTTTCCTTAATTAATGATATTCTCGACCTTGCCAAAATTGAATCCAATCGAATGGAGCTAGACATAAAACCCTTGAATGTCAAACAAATATGCTCTTATAGTTTATCTTTCGTTAAACAACAAGCCCTGAAAAAAAATATCACAATTACTAGCCAGATTCCTGAAAATCTAACTCCTTTTATGGCAGATGAAAGACGTACAGGTCAAGTTTTAATTAATTTACTTAATAACGCTGTCAAATTCACTCCAGAAGGGGGAAAAGTTACTCTTAAAGTGTCAGTAATTTCAGAAGAAGATAAAGAGAGAACGAAAAACTATTTGCGTTTTGCCATTAAGGATACGGGAATTGGTATTAAAAAAGAACATATAGGTAAACTGTTTCAATCTTTTGTACAATTAGATGCTTCATTAAATCGTCAGTTTGAGGGTACAGGCTTAGGATTAGTTCTAGTGAAACAAATTCTTGATTTACATGGAGGAAAAGTAGGATTAAGCAGTGAGTTTGGGGTTGGTAGTTGCTTTATGGTCGATTTTCCCTATGAAATTAATCAACTCGATACTAATATTTCTTCGCAAAAATCAAAAGATTCCCTTTCACAAAACTCTCAAGGAGAAAATAATCAACAAATATCTATCTTATTAGTGGATGATAATTGTCCTAATCTGCTTACCACTTACAGTTATTTAGAAGCTAATGGATTTTCTTTAGTCTGTGCCAATAGCGGAGAAGAAGCCTTAAATATTCTCAATACTCACTATCCTGATTTAATCATTACAGACATTCAAATGCCAAATATTTCGGGCATAGAATTAATTAAAATCATTCGCCAAAATCCCCTTTTAGATCAATGTAAAATAATTGTGTTAACTGCCCTAGCCATGAAAGGAGATGAGCAAAAATGTTTAGAGGCAGGGGCAGATATGTATTTAAGTAAGCCGATTCGGCTAAAAGAATTAAATCTCAAAATTCGAGAATTATTAACTTAA
- a CDS encoding PAS domain-containing protein produces the protein MMEQFYLVIPNISFENYNYFEELLANLSSLFLAQNISIIITQHGASSFSYGDGYDLDSFIDCNNYQLVKPTTSNSIEVGSIYLLSNNHKYVVKDGVLTRLNAEEAIALPFNFPNDILLDSFAQEQAINTFAIKLSSQTEDGKRGLQILKSAGGIIFNPSQSPQQIATEIKQIIEKKRSPFPQISQQKPFKSKNKISRKYFQENILRDTDNILIATNINGIITDWNHRAEEVYGYGKDEAIGQPVGIIYYDSETPTKDIIPVLLERGNHQLELACRHKNGNVVHVELRLSVVKDKQGQVIGLLGVSKDITQKKQIELENQELRERLKFILENTPATIYSSQIEENYQYTYVSKGVENLLGYSPQYLLEKKDFLQENINPHDASRVFAEITDLFEHGYLKREYRLRHREGHYVWVRDELVLIRDDSGNPMEVVGHFTDISERKRQEAEKTKVIADIKDLYNNAPCGYHSLDREGKFIRVNDTELTWLGYSREEMIGQPFTSFLSEKSRIIFERPLRQSPISAVSGLGKDSNT, from the coding sequence ATGATGGAGCAATTTTATTTGGTCATCCCAAATATTTCTTTTGAAAATTATAATTACTTTGAAGAGTTATTAGCTAATTTATCTTCTTTATTTTTAGCTCAAAATATCTCTATAATTATTACTCAACATGGTGCTTCTTCATTCTCATATGGTGATGGTTATGATTTAGATTCTTTTATAGACTGCAATAACTATCAGTTAGTCAAACCAACAACCTCTAACTCTATAGAAGTGGGCAGCATATACTTATTGTCCAATAATCATAAATACGTCGTTAAAGATGGTGTTTTAACAAGACTTAATGCGGAAGAAGCGATCGCACTTCCTTTTAATTTTCCCAATGATATTCTTTTAGATTCTTTCGCCCAAGAACAGGCTATTAACACTTTTGCCATAAAACTATCATCCCAAACCGAAGACGGCAAAAGGGGACTACAAATCCTTAAAAGTGCAGGAGGAATTATTTTTAATCCTTCCCAATCCCCTCAGCAAATAGCCACAGAAATTAAGCAAATTATAGAAAAGAAGCGATCGCCGTTTCCTCAAATATCCCAACAAAAACCGTTTAAATCCAAGAACAAAATATCTCGGAAATACTTTCAGGAGAATATTCTGCGAGACACAGATAACATCTTAATTGCAACAAATATCAATGGTATTATTACCGACTGGAATCATCGAGCCGAAGAAGTTTACGGCTACGGTAAAGATGAAGCTATCGGTCAACCAGTAGGTATTATCTACTATGACTCAGAAACACCAACAAAAGATATAATTCCCGTCTTACTGGAAAGAGGAAATCATCAACTAGAACTTGCCTGTCGCCATAAAAATGGTAATGTCGTTCACGTAGAATTACGTTTATCCGTAGTAAAAGACAAACAGGGTCAAGTTATCGGCTTATTGGGGGTGTCAAAAGATATTACCCAAAAAAAACAAATAGAATTAGAAAATCAAGAACTGAGAGAACGTCTTAAATTTATATTGGAGAACACTCCCGCCACAATTTATAGCTCACAAATTGAAGAAAACTATCAATATACTTATGTTAGTAAGGGCGTAGAAAATTTATTAGGCTATTCTCCTCAATATTTACTAGAGAAAAAAGATTTTTTACAGGAAAATATTAATCCCCACGACGCTTCAAGAGTCTTTGCAGAAATTACTGATTTATTTGAACATGGATACCTGAAACGAGAATATCGCTTACGTCACAGAGAAGGGCACTATGTTTGGGTTAGAGACGAATTAGTTTTAATTAGGGATGATTCTGGTAATCCAATGGAAGTTGTGGGCCACTTCACTGATATATCAGAAAGAAAAAGACAGGAGGCAGAAAAGACGAAGGTTATCGCAGATATTAAAGATCTTTATAATAACGCTCCTTGTGGTTATCATTCCCTAGATCGAGAAGGAAAATTTATTCGAGTTAATGACACAGAATTAACATGGCTTGGTTACAGTCGAGAAGAAATGATTGGACAACCTTTTACTTCTTTTCTGAGCGAAAAAAGTCGTATTATTTTTGAACGTCCGTTGCGGCAGTCCCCAATCTCAGCTGTAAGCGGATTGGGGAAGGATAGCAACACCTAA
- a CDS encoding response regulator transcription factor: protein MKDSETKKLLLIDDDPNLILLVKDYLEFNGYEVITANHGREAIKILEQDTPDLIICDVMMPEMDGYNFVQEIRQNPSLEWLPVIFLSAKGQSKDRIKGLTQGADVYMVKPFEPDELVAQVKSTLNQTMRLMGSSQKKIDPALRIQVPKSVELTPTETRVVNLVARGLSNKEISQELGVSQRTVESHVSNMLNKTGLHNRTELSRWAIQNELV from the coding sequence ATGAAAGACTCAGAAACTAAAAAATTACTCCTTATAGATGATGATCCTAACCTAATTCTATTAGTCAAAGACTATCTCGAATTTAATGGTTATGAAGTAATCACAGCTAATCATGGTAGAGAAGCAATAAAAATTCTTGAACAAGACACTCCAGATTTAATCATTTGTGACGTGATGATGCCTGAAATGGATGGTTATAACTTCGTTCAAGAAATCAGACAAAATCCGAGTTTAGAATGGTTACCTGTTATTTTTCTCTCAGCAAAAGGGCAAAGTAAAGACAGAATTAAAGGCTTAACTCAAGGGGCAGATGTTTATATGGTGAAGCCTTTTGAGCCTGATGAATTAGTCGCCCAAGTAAAGTCAACACTAAATCAAACAATGCGCTTAATGGGAAGCAGTCAGAAAAAAATTGACCCGGCTCTAAGAATTCAAGTACCAAAAAGTGTAGAATTAACCCCCACAGAAACTAGAGTTGTAAATCTGGTGGCTAGAGGTTTGTCTAATAAAGAAATCTCTCAAGAATTAGGTGTTAGTCAAAGAACTGTAGAAAGTCATGTGTCTAATATGTTAAACAAGACAGGTTTACATAATCGCACAGAATTATCTCGCTGGGCAATTCAAAATGAGTTAGTCTAA
- a CDS encoding YcjF family protein: protein MNILIKKPILVAGISLSFLLWIGQKLTNYWDEIGNVSIFSLICLGGLSYFLQQIGRKKSVNQLNLLDITINDLTAKIASIKNQIEALNCELNEIEEKDNQDAKINIKINNFQQQLNTIQQSFPRNNLNIAILNLSQNTNSFALSQDIEKKVKTLVNFHGINDVLETFNNANNLTNLVLEYDLLLLIISEDLTQSQKEIISYCKNQQQNLIIVFDDINYTLQEEKKLILNSLKKALDSVIEEKYIIPISSKKQTIKVRRYEENSTYKEWEETFNADHEKLIETLLILTEKELGKLTLSTTYRQAINVEKQIREELNAIRKNKSLKVVEKYQMVAATATFANPVSSLDLLATAAINAQMIVDLSKIYQHPLSLNQAQQISLTLAKVMLKLGIVEISSQTISAILKTNMITFVAGGLIQGISAAYLTRVCALSLIEYYEVADFTVNDNINISKLKEKIQLIFEQNKENNFLNQFVKKTSLLLTSVQPKSIG, encoded by the coding sequence ATGAATATTTTAATCAAAAAACCGATTTTAGTTGCAGGCATTAGTCTTTCCTTTCTACTATGGATAGGACAAAAATTGACTAATTATTGGGATGAAATCGGGAATGTCAGTATTTTTAGCTTAATTTGTCTTGGTGGTTTATCTTATTTTTTACAACAAATTGGTCGGAAAAAATCAGTTAATCAGCTTAATTTGTTAGATATTACCATCAATGATTTAACCGCAAAAATAGCATCTATCAAAAATCAAATAGAAGCCTTAAATTGTGAACTAAATGAAATAGAAGAGAAGGATAATCAAGACGCAAAAATTAATATAAAAATCAACAATTTTCAGCAACAATTAAATACTATCCAACAGTCATTTCCTCGGAATAATCTTAACATTGCCATTTTAAATTTAAGTCAAAATACTAATTCTTTTGCTCTGTCTCAAGATATAGAGAAAAAAGTTAAAACTCTAGTTAATTTTCATGGAATAAATGATGTTTTAGAAACTTTTAATAACGCAAATAATTTAACTAACTTAGTTTTGGAATATGATTTATTGTTATTAATTATTAGTGAAGATTTAACCCAATCCCAAAAGGAAATAATTTCTTACTGTAAAAACCAACAACAGAATTTAATTATAGTTTTTGATGATATTAATTACACTTTACAAGAAGAAAAGAAACTAATTTTGAATAGTCTTAAAAAAGCTCTTGATTCAGTTATAGAAGAAAAATATATCATCCCCATATCCAGTAAAAAACAAACTATCAAGGTAAGAAGATATGAAGAAAATAGTACCTATAAAGAATGGGAAGAAACTTTCAATGCAGATCATGAAAAACTTATCGAAACTCTCTTAATATTAACGGAAAAAGAATTAGGTAAATTAACATTATCCACAACCTACAGACAAGCAATTAACGTAGAAAAACAGATAAGAGAAGAATTAAACGCTATCAGAAAAAACAAAAGTTTGAAAGTGGTGGAAAAATATCAAATGGTTGCGGCAACAGCTACGTTTGCAAATCCCGTTTCGAGCTTAGACTTACTAGCAACTGCGGCTATTAATGCTCAAATGATAGTTGATTTAAGTAAAATTTATCAACATCCTCTATCTCTCAATCAAGCACAACAAATATCTTTAACATTGGCTAAAGTAATGCTTAAGTTAGGCATTGTGGAAATTTCTAGTCAAACCATTAGTGCTATTTTGAAGACCAACATGATAACCTTTGTCGCAGGGGGATTAATTCAAGGTATTAGTGCCGCCTATCTAACTCGTGTTTGTGCTTTGAGTTTAATTGAATATTATGAAGTGGCGGACTTTACTGTTAATGACAACATAAATATTAGTAAATTAAAAGAGAAAATACAACTAATTTTTGAGCAGAATAAAGAAAATAATTTCTTGAATCAATTTGTTAAAAAGACATCTTTATTACTAACCTCAGTTCAGCCTAAGAGTATTGGATAA
- the cofH gene encoding 7,8-didemethyl-8-hydroxy-5-deazariboflavin synthase subunit CofH yields MILKTVSPFISFSEGVNLLQSNLQEHKQWLQNTADEMRHQQVGDTVTYVVNRNINFTNICEQHCSFCAFRRDQGEKGAFWLEIEDIIAKSTLAVEKGATEICMQGGLNPLAKVDGSSLKYYLKLVSAIKKSFPQLHLHAFSPQEIQFIAREDGLTYDDVIVALRDGGVNSLPGTAAEILDDTVRKIICPEKIDSQTWMDIISKAHRWGLYTTSTMLCGHIETYEQEMLHLTKVRSLQELALEKGYPARITEFILLPFVGEYAPQPLRKRVGKIQPDLEATLKLTAVARLFLGDIIPNHQPSWVKLGLHGAIEALSWGCNDIGGTLMEEHITTMAGAKGGTCLEVKEIQDAIASINRPFRQRNTLYTLV; encoded by the coding sequence ATGATTTTAAAGACGGTTTCTCCTTTTATTTCCTTTTCCGAGGGTGTTAATTTACTTCAATCAAATCTTCAGGAGCATAAACAGTGGTTACAAAATACTGCTGATGAAATGAGACATCAACAAGTGGGAGATACAGTAACCTATGTAGTTAATCGTAATATTAATTTTACGAATATTTGTGAACAACATTGTAGTTTTTGTGCTTTTCGACGTGATCAAGGAGAAAAGGGGGCTTTTTGGCTAGAAATTGAGGATATTATTGCTAAATCAACGTTAGCGGTGGAAAAGGGAGCAACGGAAATTTGTATGCAAGGGGGTTTAAATCCTTTGGCAAAGGTTGATGGTAGCAGTTTGAAATACTATTTAAAACTTGTTAGTGCAATCAAAAAATCTTTTCCTCAACTACATTTACACGCTTTTTCACCCCAAGAAATACAGTTTATCGCCCGTGAGGATGGTTTAACTTATGATGATGTAATTGTTGCTTTACGTGATGGAGGAGTCAATTCGTTACCCGGTACAGCGGCTGAAATTTTAGATGATACTGTGCGAAAAATTATTTGTCCTGAAAAAATAGATAGTCAGACATGGATGGATATTATCTCTAAAGCCCATCGTTGGGGATTATACACTACTAGCACAATGTTATGTGGTCATATTGAAACTTATGAGCAGGAAATGTTACATTTGACAAAAGTGCGATCGCTTCAAGAATTAGCTTTAGAAAAAGGTTATCCTGCCAGAATTACAGAGTTTATTTTGTTGCCCTTTGTGGGGGAATACGCTCCTCAACCCCTAAGAAAAAGAGTCGGTAAAATTCAACCTGATTTAGAGGCCACTCTCAAATTAACAGCCGTTGCCCGTTTATTTCTCGGTGATATTATTCCCAATCATCAGCCCAGTTGGGTTAAATTAGGTTTACATGGTGCAATAGAAGCTCTTTCATGGGGTTGTAATGATATTGGTGGTACTCTTATGGAAGAGCATATTACCACTATGGCTGGTGCAAAAGGTGGTACTTGTTTGGAAGTTAAAGAAATACAAGATGCGATCGCATCTATTAATCGCCCTTTCCGTCAAAGAAATACCCTTTATACCTTAGTTTGA